The Ahaetulla prasina isolate Xishuangbanna chromosome 7, ASM2864084v1, whole genome shotgun sequence genome segment tgactcagccttccaaccgtctgagatgggtaaaacaaggacccagattgttgggggcaagaggctgtgtaaaccacttagaagagggctgtaaagtgctatTACTTTTATGGGTATTCCTTTCTGACATTTGCAGGTCTGCAGACCATCTGTTTTATAAGGAATGGAGGCATTCAGACTGTGATGGAGCCACCATCAATTTTTATAGTTCATGGATTTACCAGTGATTATCAGATTTAATCGCTGGAAAAGACCACGACTAAAGACTCTAAAATTTAGTCCAATATTCAGGCTCAAATCCTATCAGCAGTTCATCTATCATTACAGAACCCTGATCGCCAAACCTCTATTTAACTTCCATCAGGTGGGTGGTCAGTTGTCTCAGATGCTAAATAGGTCCCCCACTAACTTCCTGCCTTCCCACCCTATTGGACTCCAACCCCCATCATTCCCTAGCACATGGGCCAGGGACAATGGAAGCTGTAGTATGAGCCATCCATAGGAGGCATCCTATGGCTTGTCTAGTCTCATCTACACTGTTGGACCAATGCTGGACAAAAGAGCACAAGGAAATGAAGCTAGATCTTGGCTCTTTCTGTCTGCTTGTCAgggaagcactgtgaagtggtatataagtctaaaatgCTAGAGCTAAGAAAACAGCAGGTATCCAACAGGTGAAGCGAATTTTACTTCTGCATCACTCAGACTGCTTGATTATCTCTCGGCAGTTTCTGCTGTGACTCCGATTTTTTTCACCGGCCTGAGGAAGAGTCTGCAATTCCCCAGATTTCCACTTACAGGCGTTTTTGCTGGCATTATCCATAGCGGTCATCCGAGCGCTCTGCTCACTCGTAGTAGACTCCTTCATGGAGTAGAAGATGATGTTAGCCAATATGAATTCCTGGTAGTTCCTCAGGACATCCGCGTCGATGTCATCGTAGATGCTGATGCTTTCTGCACAAACACCAATCGGTACAGCTTGTTCCTTGCGGCATTGAAAGTATATTATGGGCAGAGGGATAGGGCATagtgtgcggtggcctagagggggagctctcgcctcacaatcaggaggctgcgagttcgatcctaggtagaggcaggtatttctctctctgggttcaCTGAGAcgatatctgctgaacaaaactctgcattggggaCAGGAAGGGCATCGGGCCAGTAAACATTTAACTCTatacagttgcccagactccaccctgcaagggattatggggtcattaaaagatgaggaggaggaggatgggggatAGTGTGCCCATACATCTTGCATGCATTGAAATCCCAATCGGATTACCAGGCAATTCAAGACACAGGGAAGTGATTTCTGCATTCACTGAACATCTAAGAGAGCTCTTCCTATATTTGacgggttgccccaaagaagaggggatctccaaagcatccgaaggcaggacaagaagcaacggatggaaacaaatcaaggagaaaaacaacctggaattattcCAACGAATAATTCCAGCACTGCTCGTAATCAAGTTTGTGAATTATTTCGCAATAATCCATTcgtaaaataatatttcttttcagTTTATTTGGCTTGCCCAATTCTCTTGAATAgtacagagtctcctgcttgaatagagggttggactagaacaagggtctccaaccttggcaactttaagacttgtggacttcaactcccagagttcctcagccgaagtccacaaatcttaaaattgccaaggttggagccccctggactagaagacctccaaattcccttcccaccctgttattctgttatagattagggcaggggtctccaaccttggcagctttaagcctgacggacttcaactcccagaattccccaggccagctttgcttcagacaactttaaacctggagctggctggggaattctgggagttgaagtcctccaggcttaaagctgccaaggttggagacccttggattaGGGGGTTACCCAGCGCTTCATCTTTTAATTctaacttcctttttttcttttttcaaaagccGATCCCTCACTAAAGAACATACAAGTTTGACTTAGGACTGTCATGGAGCCGGTCCACTATAGTAGCaagttgtgacagtcataaagtgGGTCACCACATGGTGATCCCTCATGGTCACAATCGTccccgatttgcttaacaacccatgGGAAAAAGGTCACGACACTGGGTGCAAGCAGGTGCCGCCTCACTTTAACCATTAATTTCCCTGTCCCAGTTGcgtttgtaagttgaggcctaTCTGAAATGGGTGACAGATTTTCACCCGTACTAAAGCTGTAGCAGGGAAGTGTTGGTGTGAGGAAAAACGCTATTTTTATGCCAGCTCGTACAATAACTTTAGATTGTTTCATTTGTGGGATGAGGAAAAGATAATActgttgttgtggtccatcagcagcctacgcagctggcaacggagtcggatagTGATGAGgccgaggtgaggccagggccaacgGGAAGTGAGTTGTGGActcgagcctccagagcctccagagcctgatagtagtgaggcagaggaacaggagaagcctgttcctaacctacgcatgagaagagctgccagaaggcaagagcagctcaagcagagaggacaactcgggagtaaggccaagagatgattgccccctcccataaggcttaaaacagaccagcaacggcatttcagctttgccggaaaacaacattgtagctgcgtcttctgctccatcttctgctttgtgtacgtctttgtttttgtggcttctggacatttgccaggaagggcctttggcagtttgcctaattggattaaagtttgtgagataactgaggaatttgtgttggaaggcaatttgttttactttgagttgaacgacgctgggaatgaagtcattcccagctgtttgaataaagtttatttttccacggactgagtttgttgctacctactttggCCTGGGCCACAACAACTGTGCAGTGAAAGGGAGAAGGTGAGGATCGTCACATCTGCTCCGTACTTTAGTTTACAGTCTTTTTGTGAAGGCTTTACTCTGAAAGTGTAAAAGAGGgacggaggaagggaagggaagggagagctgGAGATGGCGACTCACTGGCCATTTTCAACTCCTGGACTTACCAGCCCCAGAAACCGTCTCAAGGGAATAGATTGGCTTCTCGTCCGTCTTGTAGGATATGACCGACCTAAaatgggaggaaagaaaagaaaattattttgaacCATACCGCTTCATCTGTTTCAGGTTCAGGTAGAATATGCATATGTTACATAAAAAGGAATGTGCCAATGTTCCACTATACATTTTAAGGCCATCTTTTCAAGCCGAGACCCgtttctgaaaaaataaaaatataaaaacctgTTGATTATTAGCAAGAACTAGAAAAAAGGTTCTTGCAGGAAATGATTTCCTTCAGCCAgttgtttcttttgtttgaatTCCGTAGAACTGTTTACTctgaaggggtccttggtgctctctgagctgggttgttttcttgcagatgcttcatggcTCAAGCTAGgtaactgatgacgttacctagtttggtaatgaaatgtctacaacaacaacaacaataatacagctcagagagcaccaaggaccctacaggtcaaccttgagctactacTATTTAAATATTCTCTATTGGAGAATACCAATTTTTTTTGTAacagtttatttatacattttctctttACATACATAGGTGCTTTGTGAACAGCGTATTGTCTGGATCAATTTGCTTAACATAATAATACTTTTCCAGtgtcctaatttctacctctgttGTCCAACCATTTGTAGAACAAATCCCATGCAAATATGCAAATATtctgtgtcttttcttttctttttaatgtcaatctgtccatttctgcacagtctaatatttttttaaaaaaattatgtcttCTTCTGTAgatgtttcctcatttttccagtgctgtgcaaatacaattcttgctggagTCAAAAgatgcaatattaaatatatatatttcctcaaTCATAGTTTTCTGGTACTGTACCTAACAAAAAGTAttgtcagccaaagactattacaggttggtggaagagctctccctaggccggagagttgaaaaggacactgggggcacagttggtgataataaaggggctcatatcggttctctggctgtgttgcctttgtgtcaagtcccccccccgctccccgcgTCACCACATTCCCACAGATTTCAGAAAGACAGGTTAATTCTTGCCTGAACCGATTGTAGATGACGGAGCCTTCATCAAACTCGTATCCAGAATTCAGCAGCTCCAGAGCAATGATCGAGGCGTCTCCAAATGTGGGAGGCTTCCTTCCAATTTCTTTAAAGTTCAAGAGGAAGTTCTTTCCGTGCGTCCTAAAATTAAGGGCAACGCGGTTACACTACATGTTCCAAGCCGCATCGCATCTAAATCCAAGTTCTAAGAAACATCCAGAAATGACAGCTGATCTCTAAGGCAACAATCAGGCTCAGGAGACAGGCGGTCCTCGACGTAAGACTCTAATGGAGCCTGCTCCTTATGGTCAAAGGTGACAACAGGCTAGTTGTGTAGCCAACCGAATTCTATGACCTTTTGGATGACAGTTGTTAAAAGCGAATCGCCACACTTAAGCAAATCTGAGGTGGTTGCGTGTACAAAGAGTCATTAAATGGTTCTGCATTGCACCAGCTTTCAGCAAAACTGTCACAAAACATAGTCACACTGCTACGGCTGTTAAGcgtgaaacatggtcataagtcacttttttcagtgccattgtaacctcaAATAGTTATTGAAcaaataacagcaatagcacttggcttcagtgctttacagccctctctacgcAGTTTAGAGAgacggcatattgcccccaacaatctgggatctatctatcctatctcatctacctatctactACCTACCTATCCTATCTcatttcatctatctatcctatctcatctatccatccatccaatctcatctatccatccatccatccatccatccatccatccatccatccatccatccatctatctatctatctatctatctctcatctatcctatctcatttcatctatctatcctatctcatctatctatctatctatccatccatccaatctcatCTATccattctatctgtctgtctgtctatctatctatctaactctaatctcatctatctatcctatctcatTTCATCTATCCtatctcatctatccatccatccatcttatctcatttcatctatctatcctatcttatctatctatccatccatccaatctcatATATCTATcctcttatctatttatctatctatccatccctctatcctatctcatctatccatctatctatctatctatctatctatctatctatctatccatccatccatccatccaatctcatCTAtccattctgtctgtctgtctgtctatctatctaactaactctctaatctcatctatctatccatctatccatccaatctCATCTATccattctgtctgtctatctatctaactctctaatctcatccatctatcctatctcatttcatctatctatcctatctcatctatctatctatccaatctcatctatctatcctcttatctatttatctatctatccacccctctatcctatctcatctatctatctaatctcatcTATCTgtcctctcatccatccatccatcttatctcATCTATCCTATCTCATCCACCTACCTatcctctcatccatccatctctcaatCATCTGCCCTGCCTGCCTACGCTATGCTACCTATCTATCATCGCAATAGCACTTAAGGCTTATATGCCACTTCgcagtacttttacagccctctctaagtggtttaccgaGGTAGCATGTTgctcccaactatctgggtcctccttttaccgaacctcggaaggatggaaggccgaggcAACTTTGAGCCAgcgagaattgaactcctggcaatgggtagaattagcctgcaatactgcaatccTAACCTCGGTGCCACCAGAACTGAGGAACCTGTAGTTCAAATGGGCGAGGCCCGGAGGAATCGGTTACCTCTGAAGGATGCCTCTCAGCTTGTCGCCAACTCCAACCACCATGACTTCTTTCCCTGAACCCGTGAGGTTGGAGAACTGGTGCTTGATCTCTTTAGCCACGGAGCTGTGAATGGCTCCACACAGGCCACGATCAGAAGACACGCCAACGAGGAGGTGCTTTTTCTTGTCCTCGGGAGGTTTGATGTCTACTTTCTCGTAGAGCGctgcaaaaagaaaggaaaggaggggtcgTTAAAAATTATCGCAACTATCGAAAGGCCCAGATATCAAAACCCTGAAAGTttcctggatgactttgagccagtcaccggaagactgtgagttctagtcctgcctgcaCCAGGAAAGCCagatgagtgactttgggccaatcaccaggagacagtgagttctagtcccgccttcacCAGGAAAGCCagatgagtgactttgggccgatcaccgggagacagtgagttctgtcTTCAgtgagaactgcagaaaaaacaatggctaccaacctgccttccactgaggacctgtatactctacgaatcaagaagagggccatgaaaatatttacagacccctcacatcctggacataaactgtttcaactcctaccctcaaaacgacgctacagagcactgcacaccggaacaactagacacaagaacagttttttcccgaaggccatcactctgctaaacaaataattccctcaacactgtcagactatttactgaatctgcactactattaatcttctcatagttcccatcaccaatctctttccacttatgattgtatgactgtaactttgttgctggcaatccttatgatttatattgatatattgaccatcaattgtgttgtaaatgttgtaccttgatgaaggtatcttttcttttatttacactgagagcatatgcaccaagacaaattccttgtgtgtccaatcacatcacacttggccaataaaaattctattctattctattctagtcccgccttcacCAGGAAAGCCagatgagtgactttgggccaatcaccgggagactgcgagttctagttctgccttcacCAGGAAAGCCAGGTGAGTGACTGATTTTCCTGGTACAGATGAGAAATATATAACTGTCTCCTCTGGATtatggatagtccttgacttacaacaatttgtttagtgactagaaAGTTACTGAAGTTCAAATCACCGAAAAAGGTGActcaggaccatttttcacacttatggccattgcagtatccccgggGGGACTTGATCAAAAgtcaagcacttggcaactgggtcgtatttatgacggtcgcagtgttccgggctcacgtggtccccttttgtgactgtcTGAAAGGCAAAGTTATTGAGAAAGCCAGGTTGACTTAATAACTTGTGTGGTTAACAActaccgtgattcacttaacgacggcggCAAGGAAAATGGTAAAACgggataaaattcacttaacaaccgtcttttgGGCTCAggcgtggtcgtaagtcgaggactacttgttacAAGGTTGTTGgaagcagctcattccaaagttctaactggctggatgaaataacagggtagaaaatagaaaaaaaaaaacctggaactatttctattgggcattctggaagggaaaatggaaatatatatatatatcgtattacacatattgacggcatgtagaattgtgatagcacagaattggaaacatccggatatcccatgggatcaaattataataaaaatatatatatgaatgtgcagaaatggatagattatcgatggaaatgaagATACTTGAGTACTATCAAATATGAAAtagatcaggggcctccaaccttgacaactttaagacttgtggacttcaactcccagaattcctcagccagctttgctggctgaggtattctgggagttgaggtccacaagtcttaaagctgccaaggttggagacccctggaatagatggGATTCatggctggagagtaagcataaaaccTAAGGGAGACTTTTGTCATAAGAGTGAATTCTGAACagaggttaagataatttaaataagaaaccccctgagtccttcgggagaagggcggtataaaaattaaataaataaataaataaataaaataaataagaataagataagagatacttagaagtagaatccgtacatagaggttaaatagaataagaaataccgatgtaggaaaagctgttatgagtaatgtaattttgatgcattcgtctttgtttgttttatatatataactgacacccactatgaagatgtagcacgaccacgaacacgaagccaaacaacagcaatgcagctcaccagctcaaatccccctgcaacacagactaatctgagcacaaccaagcccccacccaaacaggacacactcccatccaatcagagcgcaaaaaacccccatccaatcagagcacagccaagctcccacccaatcagttcaaacccccactagcagttaaaaggaagaaacagctgcgatcattcgcgtgtgtgtgtgtgtgtgtgtgtgtgtgtgtgtgtgtgtgtgtgtgtgtgtatatatatttttattttaacttttggaaatttaataaatataattttttttaaaaaaagttctaggTCGGAAAAAGTGGCAGGAAATCATttcactctttaaaaaaaaaggagtaaaAATGCTGTCAGCTACATACAAAGGAGAAAGGGCCCTTACCCAAGGCCCCCACGCCGTAAACTCTGGCGGGCTTTAATTCCCTCTCCGCCCTGGCGTATTTGGCGGCGGCAACCATTTTCATGGATttagtgattttctggatgttctTGATAGACTTCAAGCGCCGGGTAACTGTACGGATTAGAAGGGAGACGAACTGAGGTAGGGTATTAAGCAGACAAAAAAGAATGGCAGAATGAAACAAACAGCAGAATCAACATAAaggactactgtgtttccccccccacccaaaataagaccctataaTACATAtcattttttgccaccaaaaaggcaccgggtcttattttggggggcgtAGGCGGGGGAAATGTCCCACACTGACTCACCTCCGTTGCACACGTCGCCCCCGGCCTCTTTTCCACTATCGGAGGCCTTCAGGAATGTCTTCGTCTGGCAAGTCCAGCAAagcgttcctgaaggcctctgcagccaataacagagctctggatcggcTGCAGGGGCTTTCAGGAAAACCTTGTGTTGTGTCtatgcccccccgagccgggccccctgccagaaagtgacttggaaagtgagggggaagggccgtcaggacttaccttgggagcaccggcttccctggctcagctccaggagccagaggcaggccagtggaagagataacgagacctccgtcccctgactcccccaccccccggccatgcctccagacccagctgatggcaatcaggcctggctggaccctaggtttcataggcaggagaggagggaacaacagaagcaggggtggggcaggcctaggaagtgctgagtcatggagccacaccccacaggatataaaggcagcaagagctgctgtgcctcttcgtagtaggcaaattaactgcttaactaagagctgaagtactgttggttcctgggtgactcatcggcgtcgagggagataacagagacacttggcagatgctcgctagtttgctgccagagctgacagtgccggctaattaagccatcgctcggacggaggcgaggtggGATAGAACACTTGCTGGCTgcagcagaagaaatgggccgaggtgtgtcaggcctggctgcaactatccaaAGTTAAGCAGTAGGGCATCTCCACCCCgccccccatccccatccccttgcttaatttttacccatgcaccctGGAATGGGTAGGTGTTGTGGTTCactagcagcctgcagagctggcagcagagtcggacagtgaggaggctggggagaaatatgggccagtcctggagtctggggaaggctcggatgaaggctctgcgtcggaggcgtagatggggccagggccatttgggagtgaTGTGCTGCCTCCGGAACCTCCAGAGTCCGatgtcagcgaggcagaggaacagggggagcctgttcccagagcgcgcatgcgcagagctatcagaaggcaagaacagttaagacaaaaagggtgactcgggagtaaggcttggagttgattggcctctcccataaaggaggagcaaaggcacgtgagcctttgcaggaagcaacttggttcgttctggtcggtttaaattctgaagctctgttttgactctgGGCTCCgtatggccttgcaaagctaactgCCAATTacgtctttggcagcgtgtcaagggagataaatgtgggtgcttatcagccttatcccgaaggactgtggcaggctTCTGTCtccttacaaactatttgtgacccATTACGGGCTGTGAAataaacagaattcacagccgttgaaataaaaagagggttttggggactcgttgcttatttttgggggaggtacAGCTTATATTGGGCGCCCGTGTAAAAACCAAGCTcggacttactttctgagtaggccatattttcggggaaatccGGTAGATTCTTACAtggaac includes the following:
- the ATP5F1C gene encoding ATP synthase subunit gamma, mitochondrial isoform X1; this encodes MRSASALTFSKPLRTGGRSDEAAGKSRIGGAAAAAALLAGARAQPRRNQVRSMATLKDITRRLKSIKNIQKITKSMKMVAAAKYARAERELKPARVYGVGALALYEKVDIKPPEDKKKHLLVGVSSDRGLCGAIHSSVAKEIKHQFSNLTGSGKEVMVVGVGDKLRGILQRTHGKNFLLNFKEIGRKPPTFGDASIIALELLNSGYEFDEGSVIYNRFRSVISYKTDEKPIYSLETVSGAESISIYDDIDADVLRNYQEFILANIIFYSMKESTTSEQSARMTAMDNASKNASEMIDKLTLRFNRTRQAVITKELIEIISGAAALH
- the ATP5F1C gene encoding ATP synthase subunit gamma, mitochondrial isoform X2, whose amino-acid sequence is MRSASALTFSKPLRTGGRSDEAAGKSRIGGAAAAAALLAGARAQPRRNQVRSMATLKDITRRLKSIKNIQKITKSMKMVAAAKYARAERELKPARVYGVGALALYEKVDIKPPEDKKKHLLVGVSSDRGLCGAIHSSVAKEIKHQFSNLTGSGKEVMVVGVGDKLRGILQRTHGKNFLLNFKEIGRKPPTFGDASIIALELLNSGYEFDEGSVIYNRFRSVISYKTDEKPIYSLETVSGAESISIYDDIDADVLRNYQEFILANIIFYSMKESTTSEQSARMTAMDNASKNASEMIDKLTLRFNRTRQAVITKELIEIISGAAAL